The Paramicrobacterium fandaimingii DNA segment GGGAAATGTCGGCGGAATCATGGATGCACAGGGAACGACGCCGTTCGAGGAGGCCGTCGCCGCCGCGTACGGCTCACGTGTCGGGCTGGGCGGCACACCGCATCATGTGGGCGGCAAGGAGGGGCCTGCTGACACCGTGTACCTCGGCGTCTTTCGGCGCGATGCGCTGACGCAGGTGGGGCTCTTCGACGAGCGCATCAAACGCGGTCAGGACTGGGAACTCAACCGCCGCATCCGTCAGGGTGGGCATTCGGTCTGGTTCACTCCGGAGCTTCGTGTCGTCTATCGTCCGAGACCATCGCTGTCTCGATTGGCGAGGCAGTTCTTCTCGACCGGAATGTGGAGAGGGGAACTCAGCAGGCGTTTTCCCGTGCGCAATACACTGAGATATTTTGTTCCGCCGCTCATGGTGATCGGCGTTGCCCTGGGAACCGTTCTCGGCATCGTCGGCATTGTGCAGGCGTTCATGGGGATCACACCGTGGCTCGTTCTCGCATTCGCCATCCCTGCTGTGTACGTGCTCACCGTGCTCGGCGCCGCACTGATCCTTCCAGGGGTTCGACGCGTCGCCGTGCGGTGCTGGCTGATTATCGTGCTTCCATGCATACACTTCTGTTGGGGAGTGGGATTCATCCCCGGCTTCCTCCTGCTCGCCAGCAACATTGCCGCCCAGAAGTACGAGAGGGGTGGGGACTCCCGTGTCGCTCCCGAATGACGAACGCCCCCGTCGTCCTCGGACGATCGCCGAGCTTCGCGCTGTAGCGCAGCCTGACGAGGTCCGGGCACGCAAGAACGCCGAGCACTGGACGGCGGCGCTCTACCTGCGTGATCTGTCTCCGTACGTCACCTGGCTGCTGCTGCGCACACCCATCAGCGCAAACGGCGTCACCTGCCTCATGATCCTCAGCGGCTGGGCCGTCGCGGCATCCCTTCTCATTCCCGGCTTCGGCGGAGCGGCCCTCGCGCTTGTGATGTGCCAAGTGCAGATGCTCATCGACTGTTGCGATGGGGAGGTCGCCCGGTGGCGCAAAACCTCGTCGCCCGCCGGTGCGTTTCTGGATGCTGTCGGGCACTATTCCACCGAAGCCCTCATCCCGCTTGCCCTCGCCATCAGAGCGGCCGGATACCCCTTCACTCCCGACGGTGACTACCTCTGGACGACCCTGGGGCTGGCACTCGCGCTCGTGCTTGTGCTGAACAAGGCGCTCAACGACATGGTGCGCGTTGCTCGCGCCAACTTCGGGGCGCCCAAACTGACGTACTCCGATGACGAAATGGCACCCTCCGGCGGTCTTCTCGCCAAACTGCGTCGACTGGCGCGGGTGATTCCGCTCCACCGCATCTTCCACTCCGTCGAGATGACCATGGTGATCTTCGCTGCGGCAGTCATTGGCCTTTTCATCGGCGACCAGATCGCGATGCGCGGCATCCTTGTCATTCTTCTCGTCGTCGCCGTGCTGACGCTCATCGGACACTTTCTCGCGATCATGACGTCCAAGCGTGTCCGCGGCTGAGCAGGATGAGCCGT contains these protein-coding regions:
- a CDS encoding glycosyltransferase family 2 protein — protein: MGTSASEVPTSGTLPGVSYVMPVLNDVTHVRAAVDSLLAQDYEGPFDVAIAVGPSIDGTNELVEALSRADSRVRVIDNPVGSTPAGLNIAIHATENPIIVRVDAHSVLPSDYTRIAVEAITRTGAGNVGGIMDAQGTTPFEEAVAAAYGSRVGLGGTPHHVGGKEGPADTVYLGVFRRDALTQVGLFDERIKRGQDWELNRRIRQGGHSVWFTPELRVVYRPRPSLSRLARQFFSTGMWRGELSRRFPVRNTLRYFVPPLMVIGVALGTVLGIVGIVQAFMGITPWLVLAFAIPAVYVLTVLGAALILPGVRRVAVRCWLIIVLPCIHFCWGVGFIPGFLLLASNIAAQKYERGGDSRVAPE
- a CDS encoding CDP-alcohol phosphatidyltransferase family protein is translated as MSLPNDERPRRPRTIAELRAVAQPDEVRARKNAEHWTAALYLRDLSPYVTWLLLRTPISANGVTCLMILSGWAVAASLLIPGFGGAALALVMCQVQMLIDCCDGEVARWRKTSSPAGAFLDAVGHYSTEALIPLALAIRAAGYPFTPDGDYLWTTLGLALALVLVLNKALNDMVRVARANFGAPKLTYSDDEMAPSGGLLAKLRRLARVIPLHRIFHSVEMTMVIFAAAVIGLFIGDQIAMRGILVILLVVAVLTLIGHFLAIMTSKRVRG